TACCGtttaacaatatattttattatttggaaAGGAAAATACCATAAGGGTCAATATATGAATGAtgaatgaataaatatctTCCCTTAATTAAGAACGAACAAAATCTAGATATGCATTTATACTACTACACGCATATCATAATAAACTATTGGATACTAAAACAAGCATATAGCAGTTTTAATTTGCtctacatatttatatattttttattattatataatttccaACTtagtatttataataaaataataaaaaaatagctttaaagtattatatatgttttttttttcggtgtgtaataatatattgtacttaaaaaataaaaattgaatgggattttgtataatatatttacgtAATTTCTCcattacatataaaataaaaatatggttactttttttctttaatttatttgtcatactattatatacgttcctaaaaaatattttttctaatatgaattataataatagtcCATATTAAAAGTAAACATGTAATTGcataaaaacaattataaaaatatatatacaatgtgcagtattatataattttagcATACTATGtgcatattataatatataataccaatttgtataaatgaaaaaaattttatactaTCACTAtcaagttaaaaaaattaaaagttaCCTActagcaaaaaaaatagggCTTACTTTTTTAAGCTTAAAACGATTATTTtggtttattattttattttatcatattttcttcatacatttatttatatctattttttatatttatatatttttgcttttatttataacttGTTTTTTTAGCAAATTTTTTGTGGATAAAATACAGGCttccattttatttcaggaagtttatatacaaaaaataaaaagtgtTTGCATActtactatatattttatatataataggaaataatcatttatactatttttatttaaaaaaatatttttccttACTATAAAGTCCAATGAAATAGTTGCCATAAAGAAGATACTACATACAGCGCAGCACgcgcatatatttatcttctttatatatagcatTTAATTGAAGAgctatatttgtatataccACAAGGAAAATTCCAAAACTCCCTTTTTCATGGAGTTAACATTTAAGATGCATGtctgtaatatatttacttatatttgtttcttttttttatgactTTTTCCCCGTTTTTTGTGaattatgtatacatactaaaagaataaaaaacgaagatcaattaagtttttttttattacatctAACAAGATACACAAAGAATAAATCTTACATACAATATACgtgtatacatatataatcatatatataaatacgcTAGGCACAtgcattttcttcatcacGAAAACCGTGTGCCTTCTATATCCCCAACGAAAAAATGTCGATAAAACTTCGAGAGCTGATCCGAAATATTCGAAACTGCAAAACTGCAGCTGAGGAACGGTCAGTAGTAGCAAAAGAATGTGCTTTGATAAGAACTGCATTTAAGGAAgaagataatatatataggcaTAGAAATGTAGCTAAGTTActgtttataaatatgctaGGATACCCTACATATTTTGGCCAAATAGAatgtttaaaattaatagcatcaaataaattttcatttaaaagaaTTGGGTATCTAGGTttaacaatattattagaTGAAAATACAGATATATTAATGTTAGTAACAaattcaataaaaaatgatttaagGAGTAGTAatcaatatattaatgGTTTAGCTTTATGTGCTCTTGGGAATATTGCAAACAGTGAAATGTGTTGTTCACTAAGACAAGAAATATTGGatttaatgaatataaataatccttatataaaaaaaaaagcagcTATGTGTGCAATCcgtatattaaaaaaaacaaatgatatagaagaattatttatagataaaataaataatttattagaaGACAGAAATCATAGTGTTATAAGTGCAGGAATAACATTAATGATATCACTGATTGAAAAAAAGgcacaatttaaaaatgtattaaaagTACATACAAATAagattgtaaaaatattaaaaagttgTATTGCTTCTGGATATTCTCATGGTGCTGAATATGACATATATGGCATTAATGATCCATTTCTTCAAGTTAAAAttctaaaattattaaaatatctaAACTCCGATGTGGGCTCTATTATTAATCAGTCGAGTAAATCATACAACGcgacaaataataatagtagtaATATCAATTTAAATAACAACACAAACATATATGATGGTAAACCCATAAATGAAAGAAATTCAAGTTTTATTGAATCAAATAACAGTTTAATACCAGGACAAGAATCTATAACAGACAATTCTAATAGTAATATGGATGGAAGAGAAAAAACTTATGgtgataaaaatggtagtgacaatttttatgatatgGAGGAGGTAAATTCTGTATTAGCCCAAGTAGCCACAAATACCGATACCATGAAAAATGTAGGAAATGCTATTCTATATGAATGTGTAAAAAcaattacatatatttctaCCGATCCCGGTTTATTAGTATTAGCAGTAAATGTTTTAGgtaaatttttacaaaacacagataataatataagatATGTTGGTTTATGCAcattacaaaaattattaaaaaaggacCCCAAAactttgcatatatatagaaatacTATTATAGAATGCTTGAAAGATCCAGATATTAGTATAAGGAAAAAAGCCTTAGATGTAGCATTTGCTCTTATAACTAAAGattcattaaaaattatgataaaagaattattaaattatttattaattgcagatatggaaataaaaagcgATATTGtatcaaatatatgtgttagcgtaaataattatgcaCCTAATATGCAATATCTATTTGATacgtatattaaaatattttgtttagctggtaattttatacaagatcatataaaagatgactttatatattaccTATTACAAAATAGTGAATATCATTCttatgttatatttaaaatatttttttctattaaagaaaatttgGATCAATATGCATTAGTACAAGTCGGAGTTTGGTGCATTGGTGAGTTCGGTGACTTgctaataaaagaaaaacataTCGGACCAGATGAACAAGTAATAACTGTAGTTCATGAAGATGTATTTGATTTActtgaaaaaattgtaaaaacatatgaagataataaaattaaagaattacataatattaatataaaagatccaatacataatatattatataataaaaatagcgGTAGTAGTCGATCTTTTGGTGTTTTAGGATgtagtataaataattcgGTTTCATCAAAGATTAATGGTAATAATGCTAATATTTGCTGTAAcataaatgaaaacaatcataatgatgataataataatataataatgcaaTATGTATTAATGTGCTTAAATAAGCTTACTGTTCGATTCCCT
This region of Plasmodium chabaudi chabaudi strain AS genome assembly, chromosome: 13 genomic DNA includes:
- a CDS encoding AP-1 complex subunit gamma, putative, producing the protein MSIKLRELIRNIRNCKTAAEERSVVAKECALIRTAFKEEDNIYRHRNVAKLLFINMLGYPTYFGQIECLKLIASNKFSFKRIGYLGLTILLDENTDILMLVTNSIKNDLRSSNQYINGLALCALGNIANSEMCCSLRQEILDLMNINNPYIKKKAAMCAIRILKKTNDIEELFIDKINNLLEDRNHSVISAGITLMISLIEKKAQFKNVLKVHTNKIVKILKSCIASGYSHGAEYDIYGINDPFLQVKILKLLKYLNSDVGSIINQSSKSYNATNNNSSNINLNNNTNIYDGKPINERNSSFIESNNSLIPGQESITDNSNSNMDGREKTYGDKNGSDNFYDMEEVNSVLAQVATNTDTMKNVGNAILYECVKTITYISTDPGLLVLAVNVLGKFLQNTDNNIRYVGLCTLQKLLKKDPKTLHIYRNTIIECLKDPDISIRKKALDVAFALITKDSLKIMIKELLNYLLIADMEIKSDIVSNICVSVNNYAPNMQYLFDTYIKIFCLAGNFIQDHIKDDFIYYLLQNSEYHSYVIFKIFFSIKENLDQYALVQVGVWCIGEFGDLLIKEKHIGPDEQVITVVHEDVFDLLEKIVKTYEDNKIKELHNINIKDPIHNILYNKNSGSSRSFGVLGCSINNSVSSKINGNNANICCNINENNHNDDNNNIIMQYVLMCLNKLTVRFPTHKNKIEKLINKYKQNKCVEIQQRACEFSTLMGAEWDNIRESILLPIPPYNKNANRKKHRKVDDADDSICSDGIAHMPQYGSNENNYIEANDPQYHNNDANIDLLDLDDVLGIQNDVPNTTVNTSSQKNINLNSTSDILTNNSNWSPTLNKNNRLEPASYNNKHGSIIENDSLNLNDISINSTTPVDISDYNINSVKAVNKKNEDILVDLFGNISIEEPKTDLHNIDISKEGTNSLNLLLDEIEPMEKSDVFDLKLIDTTPEEKICEIEPMKLYDKNDIEIKFFFKKESLDSEKTTINATYSNKSDTPISSFVFEAIVPNYVKMEILAASSSELLPFEQNKITQELKIINNLFKKKPVLMKVRLSYLKNNEKFQDFINVGNFPDVL